The genomic region GGTGTAAAAGTTTTTGTGGAACCCGGCGGTTCGAAAAGAGATGCAGAGACAATACAAGCCTGTGAAAGATCGAAGACAACTTTGTTCTTTACACACAAGAGGCTTTTTAAGCATTGAAATGATGAGGTGAAAAAATGAAAGTTTTAATTTATGGCAATGGCGCACGCGAACACGCGCTTGCCTGGAAATTATCCAAAAGTGCGAAAATAGAAAATATTTTTGCCATTTCTCCAAATCCACTTATGGAAGAAATAACGGCAGCTGTGAATTTAAGTTCTTACAAGGAAATAGCGAATTTTTGTAAGAAAGAAAAGATTGACTTTGTCGTGATAGGGCCCGAAAAACCTTTAGCTGATGGATTTGTGAACATTCTCGATGAGTCCGGCATACAGGCGTTTGGCCCCTCTCAAGAATTTGCATGGCTGGAGTCTTCAAAATCTCTTTCAAAAGATTTCAACAGAAGAAATTCCATTCTTTGCGCCGATGCTTTGAACGTTGAAACAATGGGAGAGGCAAAAAAGCAGTTAAAACTTTTGAACCTCCTTACGTTTTAAAAGCCGATGGACTGGCAAGTGGAAAAGGAGTGGTGATAGTTAACGATGCCGAAGAAGCGGTTGAAAAAGCCGAAGAAATGCTAAATGGGAAATTCGGTCAGGCATCAAAAAGGATTCTATTTGAGGAGTATTTAAAAGGTGAAGAACTTTCGGCGATATGCCTTTACGATGGAAACACGCTGTTACCCTTGGAATTTGCTCGAGATCACAAAAAGCTCTTAGAAGGCGAAAAAGGGCCAAACACAGGCGGTATGGGTGCTTACTCCCCTGTTAAAATGGATGGTGATATGGAAAACTCTGTTTTCAATTTGTTGAAAAATATAGAAAATGCCTTAAAAAGAGAAAATATTCGCTATCATGGCGTGCTGTACGTTGGAATGATTCTCACAAAAGACGGGGCCAAAGTTTTGGAGTACAACGTTCGTTTTGGCGATCCAGAGGCACAAGCTTTGATGGTAAGGCTTCAGAATGATCTTCAAGAACTTCTCACAGATGTTTTTAACGAAAGATTGGAAAAAGTCGAATTAAGATGGGGAGATCCTTCCAACGTTTTGACAATTGCGTCAGAGGGGTACCCTTTTTCTCCCAAAAAAGATGTGGAGATAGGGAATTTTCACGAATTGGCAAAGGAATTGGGTGTGAACGTTTTCGGAGGAGCCATAAAGAAGAAAAATGGGAAGTATTTTTCTGATGGTGGAAGAGTTTTAAGCGTTGCTGCCGTAGGTGAAGATGCCCATGAGAGAACACTTGCATTTGCAAAACGTCTGGATTTTCCTTCT from Mesoaciditoga lauensis cd-1655R = DSM 25116 harbors:
- a CDS encoding phosphoribosylamine--glycine ligase — its product is MASGKGVVIVNDAEEAVEKAEEMLNGKFGQASKRILFEEYLKGEELSAICLYDGNTLLPLEFARDHKKLLEGEKGPNTGGMGAYSPVKMDGDMENSVFNLLKNIENALKRENIRYHGVLYVGMILTKDGAKVLEYNVRFGDPEAQALMVRLQNDLQELLTDVFNERLEKVELRWGDPSNVLTIASEGYPFSPKKDVEIGNFHELAKELGVNVFGGAIKKKNGKYFSDGGRVLSVAAVGEDAHERTLAFAKRLDFPSKVYRKDVF